In Oryzihumus leptocrescens, the following are encoded in one genomic region:
- the dnaG gene encoding DNA primase, translating to MAGRIKADDVALVKERSSIEDVVREHVTLRSAGPGSLKGLCPFHDEKSPSFNIRPAVGAWHCFGCGEGGDVISFVQKVEHLSFSEAVERLAGKLGMELHYEDGGGPRRDEGLGKRSRLVEAHRVAAEFYAGSLVDLAEARAGRDFLRDRGFDRTAAEHFGVGFSPRAGEALTRHLRAKGFSDDEIVTAGLAGRGQRGLYDRFRGRLMWPIRDITGDVVGFGARRLFDDDRIEAKYLNTAETSIYKKSTVLYGLDLAKKAISRDRTAVVVEGYTDVMACHLAGIETAVATCGTAFGVDHIKVLRRLMRDESDLAPAKVVFTFDGDAAGQKAAMRAFADDQRWASQSFVAVESSGKDPCELRQSGGDLAVRALIEDALPMFEFAVRTTLARFDLANAEGRIQGLRAVAPIIAGIRDRSLRPEYTRTVAGWIGVEVEQVAAEVGRAGRIAARDAASGGGVPGRGTDGAGHGPNGGAGRGEPEHDRRDEAQVMPHPDLRDPVVLAERQLLQAVLQFPGQFDATELEAIDPVAFTAPAHRAVHDAIRAAGGPGAAASTGVWADRVTEAAAATVRPLVSELAVAPLPTRIDGATGLPERRYLNSLLVRVQEVALTRRIADALSALRRMESGDPEAARALSVQLQGLQRELVALRDRLG from the coding sequence GTGGCGGGTCGGATCAAGGCCGACGACGTTGCTCTCGTCAAGGAACGCTCGTCGATCGAGGACGTCGTGCGCGAGCACGTCACGCTGCGCAGCGCCGGGCCCGGCTCGCTCAAGGGCCTGTGCCCCTTCCACGACGAGAAGTCACCGTCGTTCAACATCCGTCCCGCGGTGGGCGCGTGGCACTGCTTCGGCTGCGGCGAGGGCGGCGACGTCATCTCCTTCGTGCAGAAGGTCGAGCACCTCAGCTTCAGCGAGGCCGTCGAGCGGCTCGCCGGCAAGCTCGGCATGGAGCTGCACTACGAGGACGGCGGCGGCCCGCGACGGGACGAGGGGCTGGGCAAGCGGTCCCGGCTGGTCGAGGCGCACCGGGTGGCCGCGGAGTTCTACGCCGGCTCCCTGGTCGACCTGGCCGAGGCGCGCGCCGGGCGTGACTTCCTGCGGGACCGGGGTTTCGACCGGACCGCTGCCGAGCACTTCGGGGTCGGTTTCTCTCCGCGGGCCGGGGAGGCCCTGACCCGGCACCTGCGGGCCAAGGGGTTCAGCGACGACGAGATCGTGACCGCGGGGCTGGCCGGGCGGGGGCAGCGCGGACTCTACGACCGGTTCCGCGGGCGCCTCATGTGGCCGATCCGCGACATCACCGGCGACGTGGTCGGGTTCGGCGCTCGGCGGCTGTTCGACGACGACCGGATCGAGGCAAAGTACCTCAACACCGCCGAGACCTCGATCTACAAGAAGTCCACCGTGCTCTACGGCCTCGACCTGGCCAAGAAGGCCATCTCCCGCGACCGCACCGCGGTCGTGGTCGAGGGCTACACCGACGTCATGGCCTGCCACCTCGCGGGCATCGAGACCGCTGTGGCCACCTGTGGCACGGCCTTCGGCGTCGACCACATCAAGGTGCTGCGCCGGCTCATGCGCGACGAGAGCGACCTGGCGCCGGCGAAGGTGGTGTTCACCTTCGACGGTGACGCCGCCGGCCAGAAGGCGGCGATGCGGGCCTTCGCCGACGACCAGCGCTGGGCCTCCCAGTCGTTCGTCGCCGTGGAGTCCTCCGGCAAGGACCCGTGCGAGCTGCGCCAGTCCGGCGGCGACCTGGCGGTGCGCGCGCTCATCGAGGACGCCCTGCCGATGTTCGAGTTCGCCGTGCGCACCACCCTGGCGCGCTTCGACCTGGCCAACGCCGAGGGGCGCATCCAGGGCCTGCGGGCGGTGGCGCCGATCATCGCCGGCATCCGCGACCGCTCACTGCGGCCGGAGTACACCCGCACCGTCGCCGGCTGGATCGGCGTCGAGGTCGAGCAGGTGGCTGCCGAGGTCGGTCGCGCCGGGCGGATCGCCGCTCGCGACGCGGCGTCCGGTGGTGGTGTCCCGGGGCGCGGCACGGACGGCGCCGGCCACGGCCCGAACGGGGGTGCCGGCCGGGGCGAGCCGGAGCACGACCGGCGCGACGAGGCCCAGGTCATGCCGCACCCCGACCTGCGCGACCCCGTGGTGCTGGCCGAGCGGCAGCTGCTCCAGGCGGTGCTGCAGTTCCCGGGCCAGTTCGACGCGACCGAGCTCGAGGCCATCGACCCGGTGGCGTTCACCGCGCCGGCCCACCGGGCCGTCCATGACGCGATCCGCGCGGCCGGCGGCCCCGGCGCCGCCGCCTCCACCGGCGTGTGGGCCGACCGGGTCACCGAGGCTGCCGCGGCCACCGTCCGGCCGCTGGTGAGCGAGCTGGCCGTGGCCCCGCTGCCGACGAGGATCGACGGCGCGACCGGGCTGCCCGAACGGCGCTACCTCAACTCCCTGCTCGTGCGCGTGCAGGAGGTGGCCCTGACCCGGCGCATCGCTGACGCGCTCAGCGCGCTGCGGCGCATGGAGTCCGGTGATCCCGAGGCGGCACGGGCCCTGTCGGTCCAGCTCCAGGGGCTCCAGCGTGAGCTGGTCGCCCTGCGTGACAGGCTGGGCTGA